AAGCACCCATGCACCCATATTATCTCATTTATATCCATGGAAAGTTTCAAGGGGAATACCAgtaccaacaaaaagaaacagtaactaacaaaatgaaactgaaatgcatttgaaaacCATAAAGAAACTAACCATAGCCTATATATTATGTTACATATTGTTCCGTTCCACAATCTAGTACAACGGTTTCGAACAATTATGCATCAATTTCACTAACGAAAAACTGCAACAATTCTTCAACCATCACATGTTCGTTTTGGAACAAGAAGAGTATCAGCGCGAGGGCATCGAGTGGACGTTCATTGATTTCGGCATGGATCTGCAAATGTGTATCGATCTGATCGAAAAGGTACAGACACGGCCATAACTATCTTGTCACAGCAGATAGCCCAAGCTGACCAACACCAAACCAACGACACATATGATTGCCCTAAGATGCACCTCAAAACTTATATCTAATCTAATGTAATCTGTTATTAACACTTTAGTCATAAGATCGCCTAAAGCTATAGCTAAACAAGCATCAACTCctaatgcatttgcattttagcGACAAAAATCTAACGACAACTAACGACGGGTAAGTTCTATGTACTAATTGTAGTACTGTCTAGTTCTAGTTTTAGTTCTAGTTCTAGTTGAGCGTCTTGTGGCTTCAAAAACTACTCgtataaacaacaacaacaaaaactcaacTATTTAATATCTACTTTATGTTCTTTGCGTGCTTGCCTACTAGAGAAACTTTTAATGCCGCTCCACTCGATCGATGAGGGTAAAACTAACTTGTGGATATTCTTGTGTTATTTTACCAACAGCCTATGGGTATCCTGTCCATCCTGGAGGAAGAGTCTATGTTCCCCAAGGCTACCGATCAGACCTTCTCGGAGAAGCTGACCAATACCCATTTGGGCAAGTCCGCTCCATTCCAGAAGCCAAAGCCCCCAAAGCCCGGCCAGCAGGCTGCCCACTTCGCCATTGGCCATTATGCCGGCTGTGTGTCCTACAACATCACCGGTTGGTTGGAGAAGAACAAGGATCCCCTCAACGACACTGTCGTCGATCAGTTCAAGAAGTCTCAGAACAAGCTGCTGATCGAAATCTTCGCCGATCATCCCGGACAGTCGGGCGGCGGTGAACAGGCCAAGGGTGGTCGTGGCAAGAAGGGCGGTGGCTTCGCTACCGTCTCCTCTGCCTACAAGGAGCAGCTGAACAGCTTGATGGCCATTCTGCGCTCGACCCAACCTCATTTCGTCCGTTGCATCATTCCCAACGAGATGAAGCAGCCTGGTCTCGTCGATGCTCACTTGGTCATGCACCAGCTGACTTGTAACGGTGTGCTTGAAGGTATCCGTATTTGCCGTAAGGGCTTCCCCAACAGGATGGTCTACCCCGACTTCAAGATGCGGTAAGTTCGCAACTCTCGCAACTCTAAACATTAAGCTACACTCTTATCTTACACTTAGACATATTTACTATAGTTTCAGTTAGTTTATAtctagcaaaaaaaaaacactttgacTTTGTATATACACTAGGGGACACCACTGTAGCTTACCTTGGACTGCTCTTAGCTTTAATCTATAATTAACTTGTAAATTATTCAACTATAGTTACATGATTCTGGCCCCAGCCATCATGACAGCCGAAAAGTTGGCCAAGAATGCGGCCGGCAAGTGTCTGGAAGCCGTCGGACTGGATCCCGATATGTATCGCATTGGTCACACCAAGGCACGCATACAACCTCCTATTAAATGTCCTCTATAAATGTCCTTGTATATCCAAGCCGAAGAATGTCCCACCATTCCAATTGTACCAATTACCTATCTCTGTATGTACCATGTACCATGTACCAGAAATGTTCCAgttgctccagctgcagttccagTGCTGTGCCCATGTTAGGTGTAGTCTTCGTAGTAGCACGATCTTATCTGTTATTTGTACATCTCAAATCAAAACCGAACATTCTACATTCCGACAGGTACCAAATTCTGAACCCACGCGGCATTAAGGATCTCGAAGATCCCAAGAAAGCCTCCAAGGTTCTGCTTGAGTCCACCGAGCTGAGCGATGACCTTTACCGTCTGGGTCATACCAAGGCATGAATAAGTTCCACCctctttaaattaaaacgcTTAATCTGGCcattttcaaatttgaaattcaacaaaaaacgaacactTATGAGTGGATGGCTCACAACTGTACTTGTATTTTCTGTGTAGTCAATAATCTTTTGATTTGCGGGTTGTGGCATATGCTCGAGAAACCTCTACGAGAGAGCAGTAAATGtcacacccaaaaaaacattacatatacacaccacacacgcacacacaaacacgccaAAGAGTGGACACAACTGTACCGATTGTGGGTGCATTTCTTTCAATTGATCTCTCACCGTATTACAGCTATCAAATTCTGAATCCAGCCGGCATTGTTGGCATCGAGGATGCCAAGAAGTGTGGCAGCATACTTTTGGAGTCCACCGGACTGGATCCCGATATGTACCGCATTGGACACACTAAGGCAGAGTCACATTCTGATCTATCCAAAATTATGCTcatgcatctctctctctctctttgaactatcttaaatatctttctgaGTTCCCCCGCTCCACAAACAAGTAGTTTTGATATTTCTATCTACTCCCCCCACACATGAGAAGCATCAACTGAACTTTACTCGTATGTCAAAGGCCACGTACAGAGGCTATACGAGTCTCAAATTACAACCAAACCCAGCACAGATTTCAGGCGTCCTTTAGGAAAACAGTCACAGAACTTTACTAGGGGCGCTACCTTCACTTTTGTTTGATCTCCCCACGATCCCTCAAACCTACACTAAACATAGATACACACCctacacactacacacacacagatacaaatgtaccACCCCCCAGCATGGGTTCGAAAGTTTATTCGTAGAGTTTTTACCCCAATTTTGAAGGATGATTTTTTGATACGATTTAAGATCAACTGTGAATAACCATAGAATATAAGCTAGACATACTAACCCCCCAACTAGTTATCTATACACTGTagcatttgatttgaatgttttgattgattgacttcATCATGAACATATGCAGCTACCAAATCCTGAACCCCAAGGGTATCAAGGGTATTGAGGATCCCAAGAAATGCACGAAGATCCTCATCGAATCGACCGAATTGGCCGACGATCAATACCGTCTGGGTAACACAAAGGCACGCACAACCAAACTATTCTCTACACAACTCTCAAAATACTTCAAAAACATGCACTTTTGTCTATGGCTCTGATAACTGAtgaccagacacacacattacacaacaacacacacacacttgcaccccataaacacacaacacacacacacgcagaatCGAACCTGGTTTTGGGGTGTacaaaaaccaagcaaaaaGCTTAGAGTACTCTCTGAACCAGGCATGATTCTGTGTGCGCATGTCCTTCTCAGTATCTATACTTTCTCTTTCACTGATTGTGGCCTGAATATAGTATATAAGAAATAAGGATACATCCCCACCCAGAACACTTCTGAAACCTTTACAAAAAAGGACACAGAACACATATCCCATACCTAGATCCATCTCCCCATCGATTGGTGTTAGATTTGACTCTACTTTACCCTAGTCTGTAGTTAATGAACCTAATCCAATTCTAAATCCAAATTTAGTTAGTATTTATGCACCAATATTAACCAATTCGTTTGATACATAATAATACAACCATTAAAACTACAACAAACTCCATACAGCTACAAGATCATGTGCCCCAAGCAATTGCAGGGCGTTGACAAAGACAAAAAGGCCACTGATATAATCATTAAATTTATCGATCTGCCAGAAGATCAATACCGTTTGGGTAACACAAAGGTATATGCCAGACAATAtatctcacacacacaaacacaaaaacatcCTGTGCACGCTTTTACCTTCTGGACTCATCCCTTTGCCAGCCTATCCCCGAGCCAACCCCGGACAAATGCCGGCTGCTAGTACACAGCTCTGGTCCAGGTCTGTTGGCTTTGGGTGTGGCCTGGTCTAGGGCTCTGATCTAGAGGTCACACACATGCCTCTGAGTGTCTTCAACTGCAATCCGTGTTCACATCTGCATCCGTGTCATCATCTGCATCAATGTTTAATAACCTCATCTATGCATCTCTTTACTAAGATCTCTATAAATGTTATGTGTTGTTTGTCTTGTTCTTGTCTTGTTCTTGtcgtttttcctgttttcctGTATACgttgtgttgttgttcaaACCATCCATCCTCTATCTATCCCAGTTCAACCTGTCCAAAAGTGTTTTTGAAGAATCGCttaagcaaaaagaaaaaaaactctGCTTAGTGCACGCGCTCTTCGAGTGTTTGAATGAACTGGAAAACTAACCTATTATCTTCCCCTTGCCCATAAACTCCCATTGACCATATAATAGGTGTTCTTCCGCGCCGGTGTCCTGGGTCAGATGGAGGAGTTCCGTGATGAGCGTCTGGGCAAGATCATGTCCTGGATGCAGGCATGGGCTCGTGGTTACCTGTCCCGCAAGGGCTTCAAGAAGCTCCAGGAACAGCGCGTCGCCCTCAAGGTTGTCCAGCGCAATCTGCGCAAGTACCTGCAGCTCCGTACCTGGCCATGGTACAAACTGTGGCAGAAGGTCAAGCCCCTCCTCAACGTCAGCCGTATCGAGGATGAGATTGCCGTGAgtattacaacaaaaaatgtctaAAGATCCTCATAGCTGCTGTGGTTCGACTGCCGTACAATatggcttggcttttgtttgtgaaCTTGGCCAAAACAGTTGCCAGTGACAATCATGTGGCGAGTCAGAGTAGCCCTGGCATGTCCATTCCATTCGGTAGGTAgtcctcccctctctctctctctcgctcattGTCTGGGGTAATTGGATgagtcgcagcagctgcacacaCGTCAAATCATCATTTGCGAATCTTATTTTAGCCAATCgccataaacattttaagtTTGTTATGCCGAGGCAAAATTCTTGTGCTTAATTAAGCGCACAAAACTTAATACCTGCAGCACGGACATGcaacaagcagccagcagccagcaaccagccacCCACTCACAGCTGCCCGAACATATCGATCGATACGATCTGATTCCCATTGCTGTTCGGTTCAACCAAAAATAGATGCTGTCCTAATCTAGGCACTTTAGCGAGCAAGTTTCGCTGGAATCTAACAAATGCCCTGccgtacatacgtacatacatttaatgtacataatatgtaccGTTCATGTACAGAATTATGAATTGCAAAATGTGTTCTATTCTTGGCCCTGCCACATAGCTCagttctgtttttttcttttaaagaGCCACAATTAGTTTGCCAATTAGCTtgctaattaaataataaaaaatgccAAGAGCCTAGCGCCAAGTATAGTTCCCGATCATGATCACGATGAGTAATTATGTACAGAGCATACATAGATGAGAATTTGTATACAATCTGCTGGTCTGATTGTATATATAGATACGGGAGTGGGTTGGGAGATGCTGTACACCTGCTGGCCCGCCGCACAAGTGCGAATTGATAGGCCCCAGAGGCTAGCAATTTCTGAATTATGATGGCCACgattacacaaacacatacacacacatggcatgccacgccatgccacgccatgccataccatgccacacagtggcagctgctgctgctgctgctctgcttgaGCTCTTGGGGTATGCGTGCGTTGGGGCGTTTTGGCTAATTTTATAGCCAAGTGGCCCAGTGCATTCGTGGCAGCCATTCCAGTTGTATTTGACCAGTCGCCGTCGCGGTAACGCGTaccacaaaaacgaaaccccCTGAAACGAAGCGAAGCATAAGCCAAGTGCCCACAGTCTCTGTAGTCTCTAAAGTGAATCTCTAGCAATGGCCGATGAAAAGAAGAccaagaaaacgaaaaagtcCAGCGAAGCCACCACACCCAGTGCCAGTGAGgagccagctgcagcagctgcagaagcggCTCCTCCCACAGAAAATCccgaagcagcggcagctgctcctgctcctgccccggCAGAAGCCACGCCAGTCGAACCACCAGCACAGCCAGAGGCTGCCATAGCCAGTGATAGTGGAAATGCCCCAACTAATCCCAAAAATGCCTCTAATGACTTGCAGCGTCTGGAGGAGAAGGCCAAGAAGGCTGAGGAACTGCACGCCGCTGAAGTGAAGGTGCgcaaggagctggaggtgcTCAACGCCAAGCTGTTGGCCGAGAAGACCGCCCTGCTGGACTCCCTGTCCGGCGAGAAGGGTGCCCTGCAGGACTACCAGGAGCGCAACTCCAAGCTGCAGGCCCAGAAGAACGACCTCGAGAACCAGCTGCGCGTAAGTACCATCCACCTTAGCCACCATCCATTGATGGCATCAATccaaaaagcacaaaactgCAAACCCAAATCGATCATGTCAAATCGAGCGTGAAAATTGCTCTCGACTATTTCGAGGCAATTGCGCAAATTGCTAAAATTGGAATGGGCCAATCATCACagccataatttatgcaccCGCTAATCCAATATACTCTTTCGCTCGATCTCTCTGTGTAGGACATCCAAGAGCGCCTGACTCAGGAGGAAGATGCCCGCAACCAGCTGTtccagcagaagaagaaggccGATCAGGAGATCTCTGGCCTGAAGAAGGACATCGAGGATCTGGAGCTGAACATCCAGAAGGCCGAGCAGGACAAGGCCACCAAGGATCACCAGATCCGCAACTTGAACGACGAGATCGCCCACCAGGATGAGCTCATCAACAAGCTGAACAAGGAGAAGAAGATGCAGGGCGAGACCAACCAGAAGACCGGTGAGGAGCTGCAGTCCGCCGAGGACAAGATCAACCACTTGAACAAGGTTAAGGCCAAGCTCGAGCAGACCCTCGATGAGCTCGAGGACTCGCTGGAGCGCGAGAAGAAGGTCCGCGGCGATGTGGAGAAGGGCAAGCGCAAGGTTGAGGGAGACCTCAAGCTCACCCAGGAGGCTGTCTCCGATCTGGAGCGCAACAAGAAGGAGCTCGAGCAGACGATCCAGCGCAAGGACAAGGAACTGTCCTCCATCACCGCCAAGCTGGAAGATGAGCAGGTCGTCGTTGGCAAGCACCAGCGCCAgatcaaggagctgcaggcccgcatcgaggagctggaggaggaggtcgAGGCCGAGCGTCAGGCCCGCGCCAAGGCTGAGAAGCAGCGCGCCGATCTTGCCCGCGAACTCGAGGAATTGGGCGAGCGTCTGGAGGAGGCTGGCGGTGCCACCTCTGCCCAGATTGAGCTCAACAAGAAGCGCGAGGCCGAGCTCAGCAAGCTCCGTCGCGATCTTGAGGAGGCCAACATCCAGCACGAGTCCACCCTGGCTAACCTGCGCAAGAAGCACAACGATGCCGTTGCCGAGATGGCCGAACAGGTCGATCAGCTCAACAAGCTGAAGGCTAAGTAAGTACCGATTAAAGATCTCCTCGAATTTCGCCAGCTTTTTTCAGGTGCAACCAATGAGACAGAGACTCGCGACTCGAGACTCGAGACTCGTCCTTAACTTCAATTgatctctcgctctttttATCACATTGCTATCTAGGGCCGAGCACGATCGCCAGACTTGCCACAACGAGTTGAATCAGACTCGTACCGCCTGCGATCAGTTGGGTCGCGATAAGGTAATATGTCGCGATCACAAGCATCCAATCCGCACCAAAGATTGGGTGCCTTGTGCTCCACACATATCTGAATACGAGTACACATCACTGAAAACTGTACACTGAACACCAAGCATGTTCCAACCAAAAGCTCCACACAACTACGTACAAGAAACAACGTCTGTGTGATCCACTATGTCTCTGTCTATGTATAACAAACGATAAAGAAAAGGTCTCTCAATAGGATGCGAATTTGGACAACGATCAATTTGCAGCTCGCTCGCTTCtcgcctctgctctgctctacttTCTATTTTGTATATCCCCCCACACACTCagaacaaaaactaacacGTGCAAAACCATTTTGTGTCTACTCTATCTATCTGTTTAAACCAGGGCTGAGAAGGAGAAGAACGAGTACTACGGCCAGTTGAACGATCTGCGCTCCGGTGTTGACCACATTACCAACGAGAAGGTATTCAAATTGATTCATTCctttgctcgctctctcatcGATTTGCCGCTGTAAATTAAATGCTGAAagttctatatttttttttgccacgaAAACTTGTGTATAGTCAACGAAGAACCCCTGTAAAAGTACCACTAAAACGACCCACAAAACCGAAAGTAATCTGCCCGCTTGACTTACTAAAACCAATCCTTGTACAGAACAACCTTACACGAAAACCAAAGTGCACACCACTCAAGACAAAAGAGAAAACCCACCCATGCCCGAGACTAAATCCCCAAATTTGTTGAACCTTTGAACAGGCTGCCCAGGAGAAGATcgccaagcagctgcagcacaccCTCAACGAGGTGCAGTCCAAATTGGATGAGACCAACAGGACCCTCAACGACTTCGATGCCAGCAAGAAGAAGCTGTCCATTGAGAACTCCGACCTGCTCCGCCAGTTGGAGGAGGCCGAGTCCCAGGTGTCTCAGCTGTCCAAGATCAAGATCTCCCTGACCACCCAGCTGGAGGATACCAAGCGTCTCGCCGACGAGGAGTCCCGCGAGCGTGCCACCCTTCTGGGCAAGTTCCGCAACCTGGAGCACGACCTCGACAACCTGCGCGAACAGGTTGAGGAGGAGGCCGAGGGCAAGGCTGATCTGCAGCGTCAATTGAGCAAGGCCAACGCCGAGTCCCAGATCTGGCGCAGCAAGTACGAGTCCGATGGCGTTGCCCGCTctgaggagctggaggaggccaagCGCAAGCTGCAGGCCCGTCTCGCCGAGGCTGAGGAGACCATCGAGTCCCTTAACCAGAAGTGCATTGGCCTGGAGAAGACCAAGCAGCGTCTGTCCACCGAAGTCGAGGATCTCCAGCTGGAGGTCGATCGTGCCAACGCCATTGCCAATGCCGccgagaagaagcagaaggcaTTCGACAAGATCATCGGCGAGTGGAAGCTCAAGGTCGACGATTTGGCCGCTGAGCTGGATGCCTCCCAGAAGGAGTGCCGCAACTACTCCACCGAACTGTTCCGTCTGAAGGGTGCCTACGAGGAGggccaggagcagctggaggctgTGCGTCGTGAGAACAAGAACTTGGCTGATGAGGTCAAGGATCTGCTCGACCAGATCGGTGAGGGTGGCCGCAACATCCATGAGATCGAGAAGGCACGCAAGCGCCTGGAAGCCGAGAAGGATGAGCTCCAGGCCGCTTTGGAGGAGGCTGAGGCCGCCctcgagcaggaggagaacaAGGTGCTGCGCGCTCAGCTGGAGCTGTCCCAGGTCCGCCAGGAGATCGATCGCCGCATCCAGGAGAAGGAAGAGGAATTCGAGAACACCCGCAAGAACCACCAGCGCGCCTTGGACTCCATGCAAGCCTCCCTCGAGGCTGAGGCCAAGGGCAAGGCTGAGGCCCTGCGCATGAAGAAGAAGCTGGAGGCTGACATTAACGAGCTGGAGATTGCTCTGGATCATGCCAACAAGGTGGGTTCCACattaaatctctctctctctttgaaaTTTTACTTATCCATTCCGATTATTTCGCTCTCCTTTGCAGGCTAACGCCGAGGCCCAGAAGAACATCAAGCGTTACCAGCAACAGCTGAAGGACATCCAGACCGCCcttgaggaggagcagcgcgCCCGTGACGATGCCCGTGAACAGCTGGGTATCTCTGAGCGTCGTGCCAACGCTCTCCAGAACGAGCTGGAGGAGTCTCGCACTCTGCTGGAACAGGCCGATCGCGGCCGTCGCCAGgccgagcaggagctggccgaTGCCCACGAACAGCTGAACGAGGTGTCCGCCCAGAACGCCTCCATCTCCGCTGCCAAGAGGAAGCTCGAGTCTGAGCTGCAGACCCTGCACTCTGACCTGGATGAGCTCCTGAACGAGGCCAAGAACTCCGAGGAGAAGGCCAAGAAGGCAATGGTTGATGCCGCCCGCCTGGCCGATGAGCTGCGCGCTGAGCAGGATCATGCCCAGACCCAGGAGAAATTGAGGAAGGCCCTTGAGCAGCAGATCAAGGAACTGCAGGTCCGTCTGGATGAGGCTGAGGCCAATGCCCTTAAGGGCGGCAAGAAGGCCATCCAGAAGCTGGAGCAGCGCGTCCGCGAGCTCGAGAACGAGCTGGACGGTGAGCAGAGGAGACACGCCGATGCCCAGAAGAACTTGCGCAAGAGCGAGCGCCGCATCAAGGAGCTGAGCTTCCAGTCCGAGGAGGACCGCAAGAACCACGAGCGCATGCAGGA
The sequence above is a segment of the Drosophila subobscura isolate 14011-0131.10 chromosome U, UCBerk_Dsub_1.0, whole genome shotgun sequence genome. Coding sequences within it:
- the LOC117902575 gene encoding myosin heavy chain, muscle isoform X26, with translation MPKPAPNQEDEDPTPYLFVSLEQRRIDQSKPYDSKKSCWVPDEKEGYLLGEIKATKGDIVSVGLPGGEVKDFKSEKVEKVNPPKFEKLEDMADMTVLNTPCVLHNLRQRYYAKLIYTYSGLFCVAINPYKRYPVYTNRCAKMYRGKRRNEVPPHIFAISDGAYVDMLTNHVNQSMLITGESGAGKTENTKKVIAYFATVGASTKKEDPEAKKKGSLEDQVVQTNPVLEAFGNAKTVRNDNSSRFGKFIRIHFGPTGKLAGADIETYLLEKARVISQQSLERSYHIFYQIMSGSVAGVKDICLLSENIYDYHIVSQGKVTVASIDDSEEFNLTDQAFDILGFTKEEKENVYRITAAVMHMGGMKFKQRGREEQAEQDGEEEGGRVSKLFGCDPAELYKNLLKPRIKVGNEFVTQGRNVQQVSNSIGALCKGVFDRLFKWLVKKCNETLDTKQKRQHFIGVLDIAGFEIFDYNGFEQLCINFTNEKLQQFFNHHMFVLEQEEYKREGIDWAFIDFGMDLLACIDLIEKPMGILSILEEESMFPKATDQTFSEKLTNTHLGKSAPFQKPKPPKPGQQAAHFAIGHYAGCVSYNITGWLEKNKDPLNDTVVDQFKKSQNKLLIEIFADHPGQSGGGEQAKGGRGKKGGGFATVSSAYKEQLNSLMAILRSTQPHFVRCIIPNEMKQPGLVDAHLVMHQLTCNGVLEGIRICRKGFPNRMVYPDFKMRYKIMCPKQLQGVDKDKKATDIIIKFIDLPEDQYRLGNTKVFFRAGVLGQMEEFRDERLGKIMSWMQAWARGYLSRKGFKKLQEQRVALKVVQRNLRKYLQLRTWPWYKLWQKVKPLLNVSRIEDEIARLEEKAKKAEELHAAEVKVRKELEVLNAKLLAEKTALLDSLSGEKGALQDYQERNSKLQAQKNDLENQLRDIQERLTQEEDARNQLFQQKKKADQEISGLKKDIEDLELNIQKAEQDKATKDHQIRNLNDEIAHQDELINKLNKEKKMQGETNQKTGEELQSAEDKINHLNKVKAKLEQTLDELEDSLEREKKVRGDVEKGKRKVEGDLKLTQEAVSDLERNKKELEQTIQRKDKELSSITAKLEDEQVVVGKHQRQIKELQARIEELEEEVEAERQARAKAEKQRADLARELEELGERLEEAGGATSAQIELNKKREAELSKLRRDLEEANIQHESTLANLRKKHNDAVAEMAEQVDQLNKLKAKAEKEKNEYYGQLNDLRSGVDHITNEKAAQEKIAKQLQHTLNEVQSKLDETNRTLNDFDASKKKLSIENSDLLRQLEEAESQVSQLSKIKISLTTQLEDTKRLADEESRERATLLGKFRNLEHDLDNLREQVEEEAEGKADLQRQLSKANAESQIWRSKYESDGVARSEELEEAKRKLQARLAEAEETIESLNQKCIGLEKTKQRLSTEVEDLQLEVDRANAIANAAEKKQKAFDKIIGEWKLKVDDLAAELDASQKECRNYSTELFRLKGAYEEGQEQLEAVRRENKNLADEVKDLLDQIGEGGRNIHEIEKARKRLEAEKDELQAALEEAEAALEQEENKVLRAQLELSQVRQEIDRRIQEKEEEFENTRKNHQRALDSMQASLEAEAKGKAEALRMKKKLEADINELEIALDHANKANAEAQKNIKRYQQQLKDIQTALEEEQRARDDAREQLGISERRANALQNELEESRTLLEQADRGRRQAEQELADAHEQLNEVSAQNASISAAKRKLESELQTLHSDLDELLNEAKNSEEKAKKAMVDAARLADELRAEQDHAQTQEKLRKALEQQIKELQVRLDEAEANALKGGKKAIQKLEQRVRELENELDGEQRRHADAQKNLRKSERRIKELSFQSEEDRKNHERMQDLVDKLQQKIKTYKRQIEEAEEIAALNLAKFRKAQQELEEAEERADLAEQAISKFRAKGRAGSVGRGASPAPRATSVRPQFDGLAFPPRFDLNPENEF
- the LOC117902575 gene encoding myosin heavy chain, muscle isoform X33 encodes the protein MFYCKDYCLLSNNIYDYRIVSQGKTTIPSVNDGEEWLAVDQAFDILGFTKEEKENVYRITAAVMHMGGMKFKQRGREEQAEQDGEEEGGRVSKLFGCDPAELYKNLLKPRIKVGNEFVTQGRNVQQVSNSIGALCKGVFDRLFKWLVKKCNETLDTKQKRQHFIGVLDIAGFEIFDYNGFEQLCINFTNEKLQQFFNHIMFVMEQEEYKKEGINWDFIDFGMDLLACIDLIEKPMGILSILEEESMFPKATDQTFSEKLTNTHLGKSAPFQKPKPPKPGQQAAHFAIGHYAGCVSYNITGWLEKNKDPLNDTVVDQFKKSQNKLLIEIFADHPGQSGGGEQAKGGRGKKGGGFATVSSAYKEQLNSLMAILRSTQPHFVRCIIPNEMKQPGLVDAHLVMHQLTCNGVLEGIRICRKGFPNRMVYPDFKMRYMILAPAIMTAEKLAKNAAGKCLEAVGLDPDMYRIGHTKVFFRAGVLGQMEEFRDERLGKIMSWMQAWARGYLSRKGFKKLQEQRVALKVVQRNLRKYLQLRTWPWYKLWQKVKPLLNVSRIEDEIARLEEKAKKAEELHAAEVKVRKELEVLNAKLLAEKTALLDSLSGEKGALQDYQERNSKLQAQKNDLENQLRDIQERLTQEEDARNQLFQQKKKADQEISGLKKDIEDLELNIQKAEQDKATKDHQIRNLNDEIAHQDELINKLNKEKKMQGETNQKTGEELQSAEDKINHLNKVKAKLEQTLDELEDSLEREKKVRGDVEKGKRKVEGDLKLTQEAVSDLERNKKELEQTIQRKDKELSSITAKLEDEQVVVGKHQRQIKELQARIEELEEEVEAERQARAKAEKQRADLARELEELGERLEEAGGATSAQIELNKKREAELSKLRRDLEEANIQHESTLANLRKKHNDAVAEMAEQVDQLNKLKAKAEHDRQTCHNELNQTRTACDQLGRDKAAQEKIAKQLQHTLNEVQSKLDETNRTLNDFDASKKKLSIENSDLLRQLEEAESQVSQLSKIKISLTTQLEDTKRLADEESRERATLLGKFRNLEHDLDNLREQVEEEAEGKADLQRQLSKANAESQIWRSKYESDGVARSEELEEAKRKLQARLAEAEETIESLNQKCIGLEKTKQRLSTEVEDLQLEVDRANAIANAAEKKQKAFDKIIGEWKLKVDDLAAELDASQKECRNYSTELFRLKGAYEEGQEQLEAVRRENKNLADEVKDLLDQIGEGGRNIHEIEKARKRLEAEKDELQAALEEAEAALEQEENKVLRAQLELSQVRQEIDRRIQEKEEEFENTRKNHQRALDSMQASLEAEAKGKAEALRMKKKLEADINELEIALDHANKANAEAQKNIKRYQQQLKDIQTALEEEQRARDDAREQLGISERRANALQNELEESRTLLEQADRGRRQAEQELADAHEQLNEVSAQNASISAAKRKLESELQTLHSDLDELLNEAKNSEEKAKKAMVDAARLADELRAEQDHAQTQEKLRKALEQQIKELQVRLDEAEANALKGGKKAIQKLEQRVRELENELDGEQRRHADAQKNLRKSERRIKELSFQSEEDRKNHERMQDLVDKLQQKIKTYKRQIEEAEEIAALNLAKFRKAQQELEEAEERADLAEQAISKFRAKGRAGSVGRGASPAPRATSVRPQFDGLAFPPRFDLNPENEF